The Terriglobus sp. TAA 43 sequence CCTGGACCTACAGAACGGTATAACCGTCTGTCTGGTATCGACTTCACTCGGAACAATCCTTTCGGAAGCAAAGGCGTGATTGCTTTCCCGGGAACGAATGGCTACAGCAGAAACCTCTGGGATACGGAATACACAGACTTCCAGCCTCGTGTCGGACTTGCGTACCAGGTGCATGAAGGGACTGTGATTCGCGGCGGATTTGCATTTGCCTATCTGCCAAGCAATACCGGCTACTTCTCAAGCCCGAACGATTACGGTGGAACGCCATTCTCTCCAGGCAATCAGGCGTTGCCATTTGGCACAAACCCGCAAGGTGTTCCTGTCACGCGGTTTACTGATGCCTCTCCGCTTGTACCGGCAGTTGGAGCCAATGCCGCTGCGCCGCAGGTGTATGGAACAACCGGCGCCTATTTCGATCGGCACCTGAAGAACCAGTTGATGAAGCAGGGAAATGTGTTTCTTGAACAAGCTTTCGGCAAAGGTGGCGGCTACCTGTTCTCGCTTGGATGGGCAGGATCCTACGGATCGAACCTGACAACGCGTAATCAGCCGTTTGAGACGCTGCAGTCTGTCGACCCTTCCATTCTTGCGAACTATCGTAGTCAGTACATCGCAAACAATGGGACATCGAATCCGGCAACGGCATTGGTGCAGAATCCGTATCAGCCAACAGGTGGACAATTGCTGCCGTTCCAGAATGCGCTTGCTGGATCAACGATTCAGCAGTTCATCCCACAGACGCCTTATCCATTGCTTTACGGAGCGTTTCTCAACGGATCAAGAGGCTACTCCAACTTCAACTCATTGCAAGCTTCGTTGCGTCACAACTTCCAGTCTGGCTTCAATATGATCGTGAATTACACGTGGAGCAAGGAGCTGGATTATTCCGTAACCGGAATTGAAGACGGCCAGGGTGTGAATGCTGGTGGTTCGCTTGGAACGCCTGATCTTTTGAACAATGGACTCAACCGGAATTATGGGCTTGCTGATCAGCCACATCGTCTTGTCGCTACTTTGATTTACAAGTCGCAATTTGGAAAGGATGGAAAGTACGCCGTTGGCAATGTCGTGGGACGCGCGCTACTGGGGGGATGGAGCTTTGGTAGCGTGATCACAATGCAATCCGGTATGCCAGTGGTTTTAAGCTTCTCAAACAATGGATCGCTGACGTCTCGACTGGATCGTGTTGCTGGACAGAATGTTGTCCTACCGAAGGAGTTCCAGAAGCGGTACAACGGTTCGACGACGGTTACACTTCCTTGCGGCAAAACGGTCACGCCAGCGAAGTACTCATTGTTGAAATACAACGCTTGCGCTTACTCCAGTCGAACACTTACAACTCCGAACGGGAGCATTGTGCAGGATTTGTATTGGGTTGGAAATCATTCTCAAACGGACGGAAACATCCGGACGAACAGCCGTTACAACGTGGACTTCAGCCTACGACGCAGTTTCCCGCTGTTTGAGCGTTTCCAGCTGGACGTGGCAGCGGAAGCGACGAATCTGTTGAATACTGCGGAATACAACGGAGCCTATGTCGGAGGACTTGGATCACCCAACCTTGTGAACAACGTGAGCAGAGGTCTGATCCCAGGTCTCGGCACCAGTAGCACGTTTGGAACCGTGAATATGAATGCCTTTGACCCAAGGCAGATTCAGATGCACGCACGCCTGGTCTTCTAACTATGCAAGTACCCCGTGCGCTAAGCGGTGCCGCGGGGTACTTGTCGCGAAATTTGTAAGTAAGAGTTCTTAGGGAAGATACTTCATGCAATATCGCAAGTTCATCAGCGCGAGCTTATGCGCATCCGCAACATTGATGGTGGCACTCTCCAGCAAACATGCGACTACCGTCCGTGCGGAACAGCACAGGCGGTATGCTGACTGGTCTCAGTTCGAAGGCAGCTCGGATGCATCTCAGTATTCTTCTCTGAGACAAGTCAACAAGGCGAACGTGACCCAGCTGCAGCAGGCGTGGTTTTATCCAGCGGGGAACAACGGTCTACTATTTGGCTCAAACCCTATCGTTGTCGATGGTGTGATGTTTGTGTTGGGCCGGAGCAACCGCATTGCGGCTCTGAATGCAGTCACGGGCAAAGAGATCTGGGTGTATGACACGCAGAATCCTCGTGGCATTACTAATCGTGGTCTCACGTATTGGAAGAGCGACGATGGGACGGATGCCCGCATCCTGTTTGCAAGCAACAATGAATTACATGCGTTGAGCGCGAAGTCTGGAACCTTGATTACGTCCTTTGGTGTGAATGGGAGCGTGAATCTTAAAGAAGGGCTTGGTCGCGATCCATCGAAGGTTCGGTCGATCCAGTCGAGTACGCCTGGGAAGATATTTGGAAACCTCATCCTTATGGGATCGGCTCCTGGCGAGGACTACGGTTCACCTCCGGGAGATATACGTGCCTATGACGTGATTACGGGCAAGCTGGTGTGGAGTTTTCATACGATTCCGCATCCGGGTGAGTTTGGTTATGACACCTGGCCGGCAGATGCGTGGCAATACGAAGGTGGCGTGAATACATGGGGAGAATTCTCCATTGACGAGAATCGTGGCATCGCCTATTTCCCGCTTGGATCGGCCACGTATGACTTTTATGGCGCGGACAGAAAGGGCATGAACCTGTTCGCAAATTGCATCCTTGCTTTGGATGCGAAGACCGGAAAGTACCTTTGGCACTTTCAAACTGTGCACCATGATCTGTGGGATTACGATCTTGCGGCATCGCCAAAGTTGATTACCGTAAAGCATGACGGCAAGGTTGTTGATGCGCTTGCAGCTGCGGGCAAGAATGGCTTTCTGTATGTTCTGGATCGAGTCACGGGTAAGCCACTGTGGCCTATTGAGGAACGTCCCGTACCGGTTTCAACAGTACCGGGTGAGCAGTCTTGGCCAACACAGCCTTTTCCCACGGTAGTGCCGCCGTTTGTGCGGCAAAGCTTTACTGCTGATGACATTAATCCATATATCCAAGAGCCCGCAGAGCGGGAAAGATTGCGGAAGCTGGTGCGCGAGGCAAAGAACAACGGCTTGTTTACGCCCCCCGCACTGCAGAACACCATTCAAGCTCCCGGCAATGGAGGCGGTGCGAATTGGGGTGCACTCGCTGCTGATCCCGATGCGGGCTTTGTTTATGTTCAAGCCAAGAACGCACCGTCATTGTTGAAGCTGGAGCCGCGAGCGCCTCGTCGTCCGATCCAAGGCCCTCCATCCACTGTTGGCTTGGTGCTTTACAAACAGAATTGCCAAGCCTGCCATCTTGCGGAGCAGCAGGGGCAGCCACCTGCTATCCCTTCGTTAAAGGGCGTTGTGGAACGGATCGGCACGTCTCGTGTGAAGGAGACCGTGCACAACGGGCAATCACCGATGCCTGCATTCGCTGATTTCACAAACACCGATCTTGATGCGCTGCTTGCGTATCTTGAGAGTCCGTCGACGGCTAAAGCTCCTCCGAATCTAGAGGCGTTGCTGGCGCCACCACCTAAGACCGCTGGTCAGCGTTATTGGACGGGCTACGGATATATGGATTCGGAAGATGGCTTGCCTGCTATCAAGGGACCGTGGTCGACGTTGACCGCGTACGACTTGAATCGCGGCAAGATCGCCTGGCAGGTTCCTCTTGGAGGCATCACGCGCCTTGAAGCAAAAGGGATTAAGGGGACTGGAAGTTACTGGCCTCGTGGCGGCGTTGCGGTTACGGCTGGTGGTCTTATCTTCTCTGGAACGAAGTCTGATTCCAAGTTCCGCGCTTATGACAAGGACACTGGAAAGGTTTTGTGGGAGAAAGAACTTCCTGCAGCACCGGAAGGTATTCCTGCTGTGTATGAAGTGAATGGCAGGGAATACATCGTGATCAGCGCAAGACCTGGAACAGTTCTTGCTGGAACCGACGTGGGAGCGCATCAGAACAGCGACGGTCCGCTTGCGAAGGAGACTTCTGGTGATGCGGCGCCTTCGCAGGGATACTACGTGTTCGCTCTGCCAGCAAAACGATAAGTGATTGCAACGTACAAGGACTCTGGAACAAGATGAAAACTGGAACACTATTCGCTTTTGGAGAGGCTTTGCTCTCCCAGTCTCGCTACTTGATTCGCGAAGGGCTTTTGCGACTACTTGCGATCAAAGATTCCGATATACGATTGCTGACGCTTTCTCAGAGTCGGACCGCTATAGACAATGGACTGCATGCAGGTGGAGCATTCTCCGCCACCATTCCCATGGTGGCATTGTTCTATGGTGGGTTTCTTTCACTTGACATCGAAGATCCAACGCGACGCGGTCAGAATATTTTCACGTTGAGCAAGGGGCATGCTGTTGCAACACTTGCTTCTATCTATGCGGAGATTGGTTACTTCGATGCGAAGTTGCTAATGAATTCCCGCTCGCACCATAGCTTGCTGAATGGACATCCAGGGCCCGTTCTGCCCGGCATTCACATTGCCACTGGACCGATGGGACAAGGTATCGGCGTTGCGCAGGGATTTGCGATCGCAGGGCGTACTAGCCCACGTTTTGATTCATATGCAATGGTGGGTGATGGCGAACTGCAGGAAGGGACCTGCTGGGAGACCATTATGTATGCGGGCCAAAGCCATCTGGATAATTTGTGTGTTCTGGTTGACCGAAACCATGGTCAGCTTGATGTTCACAACCGCACGCTTTTTCCGATGCCGGAGCTGGATGAAGTCCTCCGTTCCTTTGGATGGAATGCGCATAGTGTAGACGCCACACAATACGACGGTGTTGTGGCCGCGTTGGAGCAATTCCGTTATGGGCCACGCAATGGTAAGCCGACAGCCATCATCTGCAATACAACGAAGGGTTACGGTGCGTTCAGTGACTTCATGAACAAACATAAAGTCACAACTGCCGAAGCGTTGTTGGATCAGGAGGCCGAGTTACAGCATGCACGTCGCGCGGAACGTGTTGCAGAGTTTCAAGAGCTGTTGATCAAACTCGATGGCACCCAGGAAGACAAGCGTATTGCCCAGCTATTGCGACGAGCGGCTAAAGATATGCATCTGGATGAGTCCAACGGCTTCTCGCAAGTGATCGGCCCGGTACTTACGCGCCGCGCTCCGATGCGTTCGAAGGCGGTGCAATACAACGATGCTGCTCTGCCACGATTGGATCGTGGAAAGCAGTACATCGCCGCGGATATTGTCACCGCAGCGATGAAGGTCTTTGCTCGCGATCGCCGCGTTGTATCAATTGATTCTGATCTTGCATCCACCAGTGGTTTAGAAGCGGGTGTGGCTGCGGTGGATCAAGCTAGGGCATTGAATGTGGGTGTTGCGGAAGCCAACATGATGTTGATTGGCGAAGCCATGGCTGCACTTGGAATGCAGGTATGGACCAGCACGTTCTGCCCATTCTTTAACTGGCAAGTGATGCGACGCATCGCAGTGGGACAGCAGGAGAGGCTTGAGGCGATTGCAGCGACCGATGGGTGGCTGAGCGAAGGCCATGGTCTGGATCTGACGTTTCTTGCTACGGCGGCCAACTTCGAAACACGTACGAATGGCGCTACCCACATGGGTAACGATGACATCACCACGTTTGATGCTGTCGGACACTTGAAGATCATTGACGTTTCTTGCCCCCAGCAGATGTTGTCGTTGATGAAGTGGGCTATGCAGGGCAACAAGGGCTTGCTGTATGTCAGAGTCATGCGCACCGCATCTGCTGTGTTGTATGGGCCGGAGTACGTCTTCGAGTTCGGGGCTGGCCATATTCTGAAGCAAACAGAAACTGATACCGTTGCGCTTATTAGTAGTGGACGTGGAACGCATGAAGCTTTGGAGGCTGCCCGTCTTTGCGCAGAGGAAGGCATTGCCGTCACTGTGGTGGATATGCCGTCTATCGATGAGGAGTTGTTACTTCAATTGCATCGGTCGGGAAAGAAGCTGATCTTCGCTGAGCAGAACAACGGTTATATCTGGCAAAACTATCTGAAGGTGCTTTACCGTCATCGTGAGTTCCATTCATCTTCCACTGTATTTACGGTGAATACGCTGGATGCGCATGGCAAGCCGCAGTTCATACACTCCGCAACGTATGAAGAGTTAGTCGAAGTGTTTGGACTTTCAGGAACGGCTCTAGCCAGGAAGGTCTTGGAAGTGGATGGTGAGCGGGAAAGTGAGGAATTCAGCCATGGCATTGCCCATCGTGCATGAAAGCGACATCGAGGCACTGGATCTACCAGGCCGGATGTTGCGCTGGGTTGTAACAGAAGAGACCACTGGGGCAGAGCATTGCAGCGTGGCCATGATTGAGGTACAGCCCGGTCAAAAGGTACGGCCTGCGCACTCCCATCCTCACGGCGAAGAAGTTATCTATCTTGTCAGCGGTAGTGGACGCGTGTGGATTGACGGAGAGATTGGTGAGGTGCGCACAGGCAGCATGGTTCTCTTCCCTCAGGGAAAGCCGCATATGTTGCAGAACACGAGCGGTGAAGTAATGAAAGTTGTCTGCTTCTTTGCGCCAGCGACAAGCCTGGATAACTACCAGATGTTTGAAGGTCTTGGTTTTCAGGACTAATGTTCTGTGTCCCCATGGGCTCCCCGTTGGGAGCCCATTCTTTTTGGGACCATCCTTAGCCTAGTGTTGGCATCGTGGTATCTACACCTACGCGGATGCCCGTAGGCCACCGAGCGGTGACTGTCTTGACGCGCGTGTAGAAACGGACGCCTTCTGGGCCGTGCATGGCATGGTCGCCAAACAGTGAGCGTTTCCAGCCGCCGAAGCTATGGAACGCCATTGGCACAGGAATAGGGATGTTCACGCCTACCATGCCCACCTGAACCGCGTGTGTGAAAGCGCGAGCAGTATCTCCATCGCGTGTGAAGATGGACGTGCCATTACCGAACTCGTGTTGATTGATTAGGTCCAGCGCGGTCTGGAAGTTATTCGCACGCACAATGCCGAGCACGGGGCCGAAGATTTCGTCCTTATAGATGCTCATCTCAGGCTTCACATGATCGAACAGGGAAGCTCCCAGGAAGAAGCCGTCGCCTTTTGGCAGTGCAGAGTTGCGGCCATCTACAACCAACTCTGAGCCTTCCTGCACGCCTGTGTTGAGGTAGCCCTTTACGCGCTCAAGATGCTGCTTTGTTACGAGCGGTCCCATATCGGAAGTGGCTTCCGTTCCGGGTTCTATCTTCAGCTTGGCAATGCGCTCTAACAACTTTTCACGCAGTTCGTCCGCTGTGTTGTTGCCTACAGTCACAGCGATTGAGATTGCCATGCAACGTTCACCGGCGGAGCCGTAGGCAGCTCCAACGAGCGCGTCCGCTGCCTGATCGAGGTCTGCATCTGGCATCACGATCATGTGATTCTTCGCGCCGCCAAGTGCCTGCACGCGCTTTCCCTTTGCCGTGCCGCGCGCGTAGACATATTCGGCGATGGGAGTTGATCCTACGAAGCTGATCGCCTGCACATCCGGATGATCCAACAGCCCATCTACGGATTCTTTGTCGCCGTGGAGTACGTTGAATACACCGTCGGGAAGGCCTGCTTCTTTCAGGAGTTCGGCGAGGATGAGCGCGGCACTGGGATCGCGTTCGCTTGGCTTCAGGATGAATGTGTTGCCGCAGGCCAGCGCCACAGGGAACATCCACATGGGCACCATGGCTGGGAAGTTGAACGGTGTGATACCTGCGACGACACCCAGTGGTTGCCGCATGTTCCAGCTATCGATGCCTGTGCCTACCTGCTCTGTAAATTCACCCTTCAGTAGTTGAGGGATGCCGGTAGCAAATTCAACGACTTCCAACCCGCGTGTTACTTCGCCCTTCGCATCGGAGAGTACCTTCCCGTGCTCCGATGTGATGGCTGCCGCAATGCGATCGGTATTCTTTTCCAGCAACTCGCGAAAGCGAAACAGGATGCGCGCGCGACGTAGCGGCGGAAATGCCGCCCACTCTGGAAACGCCGCTTTAGCCGCGGCAACAGCACTTGCGAGTTCTGTACCGTTTGCTAATGCAAGGCGAGCCTGTACCCGACCGGTTGCGGGATTGTAGATGTCGCTGAAACGGCCCGATGTACCGGGCACAGCGGCGCCGCCGATCCAGTGCGAGATCACACGTAGCGAAGCAGTTTCTGCAGTCAAATCAGGAAGAGTGGCGGTATTGGACACGGCGAAAACCTCGGAAAGTCGTTTCGGAGATTGTCCTCCTATTGTCATGAATACGCAATAGTATTTGCATAATACGCAACGTACATCAATGCAAAGCAGTACTTACAAGATGATGGGGACAGCATCTCTGCTGGCCCCATCGATTCGTCTGCGCGAAATTGCATCAGGGTAGTTAGTGGGATTCGTGCCAGTGGACCATCGGCAAGCCCGGTGCAGGCGCGCGGAAATAGGGGATGCGTTGGCCCCGCAACGAACCGATGTAAAGGGTCTGTAGGTCTGGTCCTCCGAAGGTCACACTTGCCATCCAAGGTGCAATGCCGCGACCGGTTGCGAAGAGCACATCCTGCGTGACTGCACCCGCAAGAAATTGTTGTTCCAACGCGTCGACTTTCGCTGGGTCGCCCTCATCCAGGAACACACGCAGATCGCCCTGAGGAGTGAGCGCCCACAACTTGTCGGAATAGACGCAGGTGCCCCACAAATTGCCGATACTATCGAATGCAATTCCGTCCGGCCATGCACCCTTGCCAAGGCTTGATGGCCCAAAGACTTCAGGAGTTCCCAAAGTCCCGTCTTCGTGGACTCGCATGCGCCGAATATGGCCGCCGGTTGTTTCTACGGCGTACATCCACTCTTCGTTGGCATCCATACGGATTTCGTTGGTGAATTGAAATCCATCGGCCATGATGCGGAATTTTCCGTCAATGTAACGTGCGATGTATCCGTCGTACAAGTCGGTACGCAATGCGTGCATCCAGTTCTTGATGCGTGTGGAAACGGTGATCCAGATACGTCCCTTTGAATCCCGCAGGACGAAATTCACCTTGCCAATCGCTTCACCTTCAATGCTGTTCGCCAGCACATGCGATTCGCCGGAACGTGTCATGACTTCCAGACGGTCCGTGCCAAAGTTGGAAATGAGGATATCTCCATTTGGAGCGAATGCCAGCCCGTTGGGCAGAGTGCCGGTCAGATAACGTGTAGCTTCGTCACCAGCATCCGCAAAGTAGTCGGAGATACGCTGCGTCACGATCTCCTGCGTTCCATCATGCCGCATACGCACCACACCGCCGCGCGAATCTGCAGACCACAGTGTTCCATTGCGTTCTACAAGGATGCACTCTGGGCGCTGTAAGCCTTCGCCAATGTATTGCAGGGAATTTGTGTCGATACCGAAATCAAGAATGGGATTAGACATGCCGCAATCCTTCGTAATGCTCGATCTGGCGGCATGAGTTTCAATCCGCCGTATTGCACAATTTGCAATATAGATTGCAAGGGTAGCACGAGGCGAGCAAGAGGGATGAGCTATGAGGAAGGGTGAAGAGGAACTACTCAGACTGCTCGGAAGTGTTCAGAAGGGCCGCAATGCCCGCGGCTACACGGAGAACCTTCTTGCTGTAGCTGGGGTATTGCTCTTTCAGGAAGCGCGAGTCTGGCGCCGAGATTCCAATGGAGCCGACGATGGATCCATCTTCGAGACGGATGGGGGCAGCGATGCAGCGCATGCCAGCGGCGTATTCACCTTCGTCCGTCGCGTAGCCGCGAGTCTTGATTTCGTGGCACTCTTCCAGCAGTGACTTAAGGCTCGTAATGGTGTTTTTCGTGTGCCGCGTGAGTGCTCCCTGACCGAACTGTGACTTTAGCTCGCGTTCGTCGGCATCTGCCAAGAGAGCTTTTCCGTGAGCGGTGCAATACAGTGGCACCAGTTCGCCCGTTTGGCCAGCAACCGCGATGA is a genomic window containing:
- a CDS encoding PQQ-binding-like beta-propeller repeat protein; the protein is MQYRKFISASLCASATLMVALSSKHATTVRAEQHRRYADWSQFEGSSDASQYSSLRQVNKANVTQLQQAWFYPAGNNGLLFGSNPIVVDGVMFVLGRSNRIAALNAVTGKEIWVYDTQNPRGITNRGLTYWKSDDGTDARILFASNNELHALSAKSGTLITSFGVNGSVNLKEGLGRDPSKVRSIQSSTPGKIFGNLILMGSAPGEDYGSPPGDIRAYDVITGKLVWSFHTIPHPGEFGYDTWPADAWQYEGGVNTWGEFSIDENRGIAYFPLGSATYDFYGADRKGMNLFANCILALDAKTGKYLWHFQTVHHDLWDYDLAASPKLITVKHDGKVVDALAAAGKNGFLYVLDRVTGKPLWPIEERPVPVSTVPGEQSWPTQPFPTVVPPFVRQSFTADDINPYIQEPAERERLRKLVREAKNNGLFTPPALQNTIQAPGNGGGANWGALAADPDAGFVYVQAKNAPSLLKLEPRAPRRPIQGPPSTVGLVLYKQNCQACHLAEQQGQPPAIPSLKGVVERIGTSRVKETVHNGQSPMPAFADFTNTDLDALLAYLESPSTAKAPPNLEALLAPPPKTAGQRYWTGYGYMDSEDGLPAIKGPWSTLTAYDLNRGKIAWQVPLGGITRLEAKGIKGTGSYWPRGGVAVTAGGLIFSGTKSDSKFRAYDKDTGKVLWEKELPAAPEGIPAVYEVNGREYIVISARPGTVLAGTDVGAHQNSDGPLAKETSGDAAPSQGYYVFALPAKR
- a CDS encoding transketolase C-terminal domain-containing protein, encoding MLTLSQSRTAIDNGLHAGGAFSATIPMVALFYGGFLSLDIEDPTRRGQNIFTLSKGHAVATLASIYAEIGYFDAKLLMNSRSHHSLLNGHPGPVLPGIHIATGPMGQGIGVAQGFAIAGRTSPRFDSYAMVGDGELQEGTCWETIMYAGQSHLDNLCVLVDRNHGQLDVHNRTLFPMPELDEVLRSFGWNAHSVDATQYDGVVAALEQFRYGPRNGKPTAIICNTTKGYGAFSDFMNKHKVTTAEALLDQEAELQHARRAERVAEFQELLIKLDGTQEDKRIAQLLRRAAKDMHLDESNGFSQVIGPVLTRRAPMRSKAVQYNDAALPRLDRGKQYIAADIVTAAMKVFARDRRVVSIDSDLASTSGLEAGVAAVDQARALNVGVAEANMMLIGEAMAALGMQVWTSTFCPFFNWQVMRRIAVGQQERLEAIAATDGWLSEGHGLDLTFLATAANFETRTNGATHMGNDDITTFDAVGHLKIIDVSCPQQMLSLMKWAMQGNKGLLYVRVMRTASAVLYGPEYVFEFGAGHILKQTETDTVALISSGRGTHEALEAARLCAEEGIAVTVVDMPSIDEELLLQLHRSGKKLIFAEQNNGYIWQNYLKVLYRHREFHSSSTVFTVNTLDAHGKPQFIHSATYEELVEVFGLSGTALARKVLEVDGERESEEFSHGIAHRA
- a CDS encoding cupin domain-containing protein, which produces MALPIVHESDIEALDLPGRMLRWVVTEETTGAEHCSVAMIEVQPGQKVRPAHSHPHGEEVIYLVSGSGRVWIDGEIGEVRTGSMVLFPQGKPHMLQNTSGEVMKVVCFFAPATSLDNYQMFEGLGFQD
- a CDS encoding CoA-acylating methylmalonate-semialdehyde dehydrogenase; protein product: MSNTATLPDLTAETASLRVISHWIGGAAVPGTSGRFSDIYNPATGRVQARLALANGTELASAVAAAKAAFPEWAAFPPLRRARILFRFRELLEKNTDRIAAAITSEHGKVLSDAKGEVTRGLEVVEFATGIPQLLKGEFTEQVGTGIDSWNMRQPLGVVAGITPFNFPAMVPMWMFPVALACGNTFILKPSERDPSAALILAELLKEAGLPDGVFNVLHGDKESVDGLLDHPDVQAISFVGSTPIAEYVYARGTAKGKRVQALGGAKNHMIVMPDADLDQAADALVGAAYGSAGERCMAISIAVTVGNNTADELREKLLERIAKLKIEPGTEATSDMGPLVTKQHLERVKGYLNTGVQEGSELVVDGRNSALPKGDGFFLGASLFDHVKPEMSIYKDEIFGPVLGIVRANNFQTALDLINQHEFGNGTSIFTRDGDTARAFTHAVQVGMVGVNIPIPVPMAFHSFGGWKRSLFGDHAMHGPEGVRFYTRVKTVTARWPTGIRVGVDTTMPTLG
- a CDS encoding SMP-30/gluconolactonase/LRE family protein yields the protein MSNPILDFGIDTNSLQYIGEGLQRPECILVERNGTLWSADSRGGVVRMRHDGTQEIVTQRISDYFADAGDEATRYLTGTLPNGLAFAPNGDILISNFGTDRLEVMTRSGESHVLANSIEGEAIGKVNFVLRDSKGRIWITVSTRIKNWMHALRTDLYDGYIARYIDGKFRIMADGFQFTNEIRMDANEEWMYAVETTGGHIRRMRVHEDGTLGTPEVFGPSSLGKGAWPDGIAFDSIGNLWGTCVYSDKLWALTPQGDLRVFLDEGDPAKVDALEQQFLAGAVTQDVLFATGRGIAPWMASVTFGGPDLQTLYIGSLRGQRIPYFRAPAPGLPMVHWHESH
- a CDS encoding IclR family transcriptional regulator, with the protein product MAPKKSPLVPFIQSLDRGLTIIQMVALSKQPVTLSELAEALEVDRSSAFRLAHTLRRRGFLSCPPGRKDYILGPSMWTLSHQYDWSNMLVRVAHKELKTLANDLNETAHLAVREGKSALFIDSAHANHVIAVAGQTGELVPLYCTAHGKALLADADERELKSQFGQGALTRHTKNTITSLKSLLEECHEIKTRGYATDEGEYAAGMRCIAAPIRLEDGSIVGSIGISAPDSRFLKEQYPSYSKKVLRVAAGIAALLNTSEQSE